One window of Papaver somniferum cultivar HN1 chromosome 9, ASM357369v1, whole genome shotgun sequence genomic DNA carries:
- the LOC113310623 gene encoding KIN17-like protein, giving the protein MGKNDFLTPKAIANRIKAKGLQKLRWYCQMCQKQCRDENGFKCHCMSESHQRQMEVFGQNPTRVIDGYTEEFETTFLDHLKRSHRFSRIAATVVYNEYIADRHHVHMNSTEWATLTDFVKHLGRTGKCKVEETPKGWFMTYIDRDSETLFKERLKNKRVKSDMAEEEKQERTIRRQIERAEQSMPLSTIEEGQKEGDEAEKLLVPKLEGGKIAFALGSSSKPATKENGERSTSKVVFDEVEVDKVEKKGKGSGALSKGGGGSSALDEVMKEQEKAKDRNNRKDYWLCEGIIVKVMSKDLAQKGYYKQKAQVVKVIDKYVGELQMLDTKHILRVDQEELETVIPQIGGLVKIVNGAYRGSNARLLKVDTDKFSAKVQIEKGIYDGRVLQAVDYEDICKIAQ; this is encoded by the coding sequence atgggtaagaacgatttTCTAACGCCAAAAGCAATAGCAAATAGAATAAAGGCAAAAGGTTTGCAGAAGCTACGTTGGTACTGTCAGATGTGTCAAAAACAATGTAGAGATGAGAATGGATTTAAGTGTCATTGCATGAGTGAATCCCACCAACGCCAGATGGAAGTTTTTGGTCAAAACCCCACTCGAGTTATTGATGGATACACTGAAGAAttcgaaactacttttcttgatCATTTAAAAAGAAGTCATCGATTTAGTCGAATTGCTGCAACTGTTGTTTACAATGAGTATATTGCTGATCGTCACCATGTACACATGAATTCGACAGAATGGGCTACTTTAACTGATTTCGTTAAGCATTTAGGTAGGACTGGAAAATGTAAGGTTGAAGAGACGCCCAAAGGGTGGTTTATGACTTATATTGATCGTGATTCAGAGACCCTTTTCAAGGAGCGATTGAAGAATAAGAGAGTTAAGTCGGATATGGCTGAAGAGGAAAAACAAGAAAGGACGATTAGAAGACAGATTGAACGTGCCGAGCAATCAATGCCATTATCGACAATTGAGGAAGGGCAAAAAGAAGGCGATGAAGCGGAGAAACTGCTGGTACCTAAACTGGAAGGGGGGAAGATTGCATTTGCTTTAGGTTCGTCTTCTAAACCTGCTACTAAAGAAAATGGTGAGAGGTCTACCTCCAAAGTTGTTTTTGATGAAGTTGAGGTTGACAAGGTTGAGAAGAAGGGTAAAGGTAGTGGTGCTTTAAGTAAAGGTGGTGGCGGTAGCTCAGCTTTAGATGAGGTGATGAAAGAGCAAGAGAAGGCAAAAGACCGTAACAATCGGAAAGATTATTGGTTATGTGAAGGAATTATAGTCAAGGTTATGAGCAAAGACTTGGCACAAAAAGGCTATTACAAGCAAAAGGCACAGGTTGTTAAGGTAATTGACAAGTATGTTGGAGAATTGCAAATGCTTGACACCAAGCACATACTTAGAGTTGATCAAGAGGAGCTCGAAACAGTGATTCCACAGATTGGGGGTCTTGTGAAGATAGTAAATGGGGCTTACCGAGGATCAAATGCTAGGTTGTTGAAAGTGGACACAGATAAGTTTAGTGCCAAGGTGCAGATAGAAAAGGGCATATATGATGGAAGAGTACTTCAGGCAGTTGATTATGAAGACATCTGCAAGATTGCACAATGA